TTCGCGGCAATTGGCGAAAGCTTCAGGCAAAAGACTATCCAAACTCTCGCCATTATTGGCGCGTTCGGCAAATTCGCGGGTCTTAGCAATCAACTCTTCGTCAGATAACCCTTCGAACTCAGGCTCTAACGCATTGATCTTTTCCACCAACGGACGGATTGCTTTAACTTTACGATCATTGGCTGTCCCAAAGATCTTTTTCGTAAGTGTTCCGAAACCAAGCATAAGTACTCCAAGCCGATGGTTAGTTGTCTTTTGCAGCAAGCGCTTGCCCGACCCGTGTACAGGCCATAGATACAGGGTAAGGATCGATCCCGAACCATGCCTTAGCGGATGTAAGGGCCACATCATACCGTGTCAATGTTGCGCACTGCCGTGACCCATAACCATAGGACTAAACAATGCAAAAACGTCTCAACTTTATCGCCGCTTTAGGCCTTGCTGTAACTTTAGCCGTTCCTGCGACTGCTCAGGATGCGAGCACTGTCGTAGCTACAGTGAACAGCAAAGAAATCACTATCGGCCATATGATTGTTGCCCGTGCGACATTGCCAGAGCAATACCAACAGCTGCCAGCAAGCGTTTTGTTTGATGGCATCCTCAAGCAACTTGTCGATCAAACGCTTTTAGCCGATGACTTTTCTGGCGATTTGCCACCACGTGTGACCTTGTCTTTGGAAAACGAAGAGCGTTCTTTGATCGCTGGTGAACGTGTTGAGGCCGCACTGGCCGAAGCTTTGACAGATGAAGCCATTCAAAAAGCCTACAATGCGGAATACGCAAACGTAGAACCGACACAAGAATACAATGCATCCCACATTCTAGTCGAAACCAAAGAAGAGGCACTTGCGATCAAAGCTGATCTAGACGGCGGTGCAGATTTCGTAGCAACGGCACAGGAAAAATCCACTGGCCCATCTGGTCCAAATGGTGGTTCTTTGGGTTGGTTCGGTAAGGGGGCAATGGTACCGTCCTTTGAAGCGGCTGTCGTTGAGCTGGAAGTCGGCGCAGTCTCTGCTCCTGTCGAAACCCAGTTTGGCTGGCATGTCATCATTCTGAATGAAACACGCAATGCTAGCGCGCCAACGTTAGAAGAAGCCCGCGCACAACTTCAGGGTCAAATTCAAGAGACTGCTGTAAACGCAGTTATTGAGAACTTGCGTGCAAACTCTGAGATCGACGAAAGCGGAGCCGAGAGCATCGATCCAGAGATCATTTCCGACCTCGCGATTGTCGAATAAAAAAATGGCCGATACGATGACAAAATCTCCGCTGGCACCTGATCAGTTTCCTAACTTGCCAGCGGTGGATGGCGTCACATTCGCAACTGTTGCTGCGGGCGTACGGTATCAAGGGCGTGACGATGTCATGCTTGCCAAACTAAGCGCAGGCACATCGATTGCAGGCGTATTCACAAAGTCAACGACACGGGCAGCACCCGTGTTGGATTGTCAGTCAAAGCTGGGCCTAGACACTTCTGCGCCCGCTGTGATTCTTGTGAACTCTGGGAACGCCAATGCATTTACTGGCAAGAATGGGCAGGAATCCGTGAGCGCAATCTGTAGCGCGGTTTCGAAAACATGTAACGTTCCTGAAAACCGTATATATACGTCATCAACGGGCGTCATCGGTGAACCACTTGCGCACGACCGTATCATCGACAGTCTTAAAACGCTGGAGATAAATCAAACTGCCGCCGGTGTCGAGGCCGCGGCTCACGCCATCATGACAACCGACACCTACGCCAAAGGGTCTGCACAATCTGTACAGATCGATGGTAAAACACTGCAGATTGTTGGGATAGCCAAAGGCTCCGGTATGATCGCGCCCGATATGGCGACAATGCTGGTCTACATTTTTACCGACGCTTTATTTGAGCAATCGGCGTTGCAGAAATTAGTATCTGACACGTCGGATAAAACATTCAATTGCATCACTGTGGATAGCGACACATCGACATCCGATAGCCTTATCATGGCCGCAACTGGTGCCTCTGAGGTTGATGCCACAAAGAGTGAGGATTTCGCATCCGCGCTACACACCCTCATGCTGGACCTCGCTCAACAAGTTGTACGCGACGGTGAGGGCGCAACCAAACTTGTCGAGATACAAGTGACTGGAGCGGTTGATGATGCCGTTGCAAAAACCCACGCACTGGCCATTGCGAATTCTCCGCTGGTAAAAACCGCAATCGCTGGGGAAGATCCCAACTGGGGTCGGATCGTGATGGCTATTGGTAAATCCGGCGCGCCCGCAGATCGTGATCTGATTTCCATCTCATTCGGGGATGTAAACGTTGCGACAAAAGGCTGGGTTAATCCAAACTACCGCGAAGCAGACGCAGCGGCACTGATGAAAAAACAAGAAATCGATATCAATATCGACCTTGGAATGGGCGATGGTACAGCCACCCTTTGGACCTGCGATTTGACGCACGGCTATATTTCCATCAACGCAGATTATCGCTCATGAAGGTTGTTCTGGTTTCCGCCGTAGCCCTGATCGATGTCGACGGTCGCGTCCTGTTGGGCCAACGCCCTGAAGGAAAATCAATGGCAGGCCTCTGGGAATTCCCGGGCGGGAAAGTTGAAGTTGGGGAAACCCCTGAAGCCGCGCTTGTCCGCGAGCTCGAAGAAGAACTAGGTATTAACACTTGGGAAAGCTGCTTAGCGCCGCTTACCTTCGCAAGCCATAGCTACGATGATTTTCATCTGCTCATGCCGCTATTTGCCTGTCGCAAATGGGAAGGCACACCAATGTCTCTCGAGAATCAGGCCCTGAAATGGGTGCGCCCAAATCAATTGCGAGACTATCCAATGCCGGCGGCCGATATCCCGCTGATCCCAGTCCTAAGAGACTGGCTTTGAGATAAGCGAATTTGAAACGAAAAAGGGGAAGGTTAATACCTTCCCCTTTTTTATTCATTTTGATCAAATCGCCTAGTCTAGCGTACGAGTGATCTCTTCACGCTCAAAGATCTCAATAACGTCGTCTGCACGGATGTCTTCATAGCGTTCAAACGCCATACCACATTCGTAACCAGATTTGACGTCAGCAACTTCGTCCTTAAAGCGCTTAAGCGTTTTCAGTGTGCCCTCGTGAATAACCACGTTGTCACGCAGCAAACGAACTCCCGCAGAACGGCGTGCAACACCTTCGGTAACCATACAGCCAGCAACTTTACCAACACCCGTAACCTTAAAGACCTCTTTAATGGTCGCGTAACCAATAAAGTTCTCTCTGATTTCGGCGCTGAGCAAGCCAGACGCGGCTGCTTTCACATCATCCACAAGGTCATAAATAACCGAGTAGTAGCGAATTTCGACACCCTTCTGATGGGCCGTATTACGCGCTGATGCATTCGCGCGAACGTTAAAGCCAATAACAGGCGCATTTGACGCTTCTGCCAAACCAATGTCTGTCTCGGTAATCGCGCCCACACCTGAGTGTAGGACACGAACGCGGACTTCATCATTGCCGATTTTTTCCATGGCTTGGACGATCGCCTCAGCAGAACCTTGAACATCCGCTTTCACCAATATTGGCAATTCGCTAACGCTCTCGTTCGCCTTAGCATTCGCCATCAATTGCTCAAGGGTCGTCGCCGCACCAGCAGCTGCACGCTTATCTTTCGCCGCTTTTTCACGGTATTCCGCGATCTCACGAGCTTGCGCTTCTGTTTCGGTCACGTTCAAAACGTCGCCCGCAGCAGGTGTGCCATTAAGGCCAAGAACTTCAACAGGAACTGATGGTCCAGCTTCTTTGATGCGCTCACCCTTATCGTTGATCAACGCACGAACCTTACCGTATTTCTCACCAACAACAAAAATGTCGCCTTGGCGCAAAGTACCGGTTTGAATCAGAACAGTCGCAACAGGTCCACGACCCACGTCAAGCTTGGCTTCAATCACAGCGCCTTGAGCAGCGCGATCTGGGTTCGCTTTAAGTTCGAGAATCTCAGACTGAAGCGCAATCGCATCAAGCAATTGATCAAGACCTTGACCAGTTTGCGCTGAAACTTCGACGTCTTGAACATCACCAGACAGTGCTTCAACGATCACTTCGTGCTGTAGCAAATCGGTGCGCACTTTTTGCGGGTTAGCTTCGTGCTTGTCGATCTTGTTGATCGCAACAATCATGGGAACGCCAGCCGCTTTCGCGTGGTTAATCGCCTCAACCGTCTGTGGCATCACAGCATCATCCGCCGCGACAACCAGAACGACGATATCAGTTACTTGAGCACCACGGGAACGCATAGACGTAAACGCCGCGTGACCTGGTGTATCAAGGAACGACAACATCGCGCCACTTTTTGTCTTAACCTGATAAGCACCAATATGCTGCGTAATCCCGCCGGCTTCGCCAGACACGACTTTCGCATTACGAAGCGCATCGAGCAAAGATGTCTTACCGTGGTCAACGTGACCCATGATAGTGACAACAGGTGCACGTGGTTTCAGATCATCTGCGTTATCTTCGACAACATTAATCACGTCTTCAACGTCTGCATCGGAAACGCGGTTCACTGTGTGGCCGAATTCTTCGATGATCAGCTCAGCTGTATCTGCGTCGATGGTTTGGTTTTGTGTTACCATCATACCCATTGTCATGAGTGATTTAACAACATCACCAACGCGCTCAGTCATACGTGCTGCCAATTCAGAAACCACGATGGCTTCAGGCAGATTAACCGTACGCAATACCTTTTCGCGCTCGACCGTGCCGCCCATCGCTTTTTGACGCGCACGCTCTTGCTTACGCTTCATAGACGCCATTGAACGATGACGACCTGCGCCACCTGTCAAAGCTTGGTTCACAGTCAATTTACCGCCACGGCGACCATCATCACGGCCACCTTTTGGACGAGCTTGCGCTTCACGCTCGTTTTTACGAGGCGTTGCAGCTGGTGCAGGTCCGCCACGATTTGGCGTCGCGCGAGGAGCTGAAGGCGTAGGTGCTGGAGCTGCTGCGGCTTGCGCTGCTGCTTCGGCTTCTTTTGCTTTACGAGCTTCTTCTTCAGCTTTCGCTTTCAGGCTTTCTTCGCGGGCTTTTTCTTCCGCTTCTTTAGCTTCGATCTCAGCACGACGGCGCTCACGCTCTTCGGCACGGGCCTTTTCATCTGCTTCGCGTGCTGCCTGCTCTTCGGCTTCACGGGCCTTGGCAGCCTGAACAGCTTTCAAGCGACGCTCCATTTGAGCATCGGAAATCCCTGCAGGGCGCTTGGATGGATCGCTTACACCCAGCGGTGCTGCGGCATTCGCTCTGTTTGCTGCACCAGGTTTTGGTACCACAACGCGCTTACGCTTGGTTTCGACGACGACGTTCTTAGTCCGTCCGTGGCTGAAGCTTTGCTTCACATTGCCTGGGCGGGTGCCGCCGCTCAGACCCAATGTTTTTTTACCGTCATTATCGCTCATTTAGCTCGTCTATCCTTTCAGATGGGCGGAGTCAGAACCCTCGCCATCTATACTTGCGCGTCGCACGCCCCGTAACCGCTGGGCTTCCTCTACAACACGTTTGGTCAGTCCACCAGAGGCGAGCGCCCCATGTATCACAATTTGACGCCCAAACGCCAAACCCAATTCTTCCGACGTTAGCCAGCCGATGTAGCTGCCATAGTGCGGTGTACTCAATTTCGACTTGCCCCGGCCAGAGCCGTCAACGGCCTGAAACAGAACTTGCGCTTCTTCAGATTGCAGCCACGCTTTGGTCTTTTCATACCCAGCAACAGCCGAACCAGCCTTGCGCGACATT
The Hyphomicrobiales bacterium DNA segment above includes these coding regions:
- the infB gene encoding translation initiation factor IF-2, producing the protein MSDNDGKKTLGLSGGTRPGNVKQSFSHGRTKNVVVETKRKRVVVPKPGAANRANAAAPLGVSDPSKRPAGISDAQMERRLKAVQAAKAREAEEQAAREADEKARAEERERRRAEIEAKEAEEKAREESLKAKAEEEARKAKEAEAAAQAAAAPAPTPSAPRATPNRGGPAPAATPRKNEREAQARPKGGRDDGRRGGKLTVNQALTGGAGRHRSMASMKRKQERARQKAMGGTVEREKVLRTVNLPEAIVVSELAARMTERVGDVVKSLMTMGMMVTQNQTIDADTAELIIEEFGHTVNRVSDADVEDVINVVEDNADDLKPRAPVVTIMGHVDHGKTSLLDALRNAKVVSGEAGGITQHIGAYQVKTKSGAMLSFLDTPGHAAFTSMRSRGAQVTDIVVLVVAADDAVMPQTVEAINHAKAAGVPMIVAINKIDKHEANPQKVRTDLLQHEVIVEALSGDVQDVEVSAQTGQGLDQLLDAIALQSEILELKANPDRAAQGAVIEAKLDVGRGPVATVLIQTGTLRQGDIFVVGEKYGKVRALINDKGERIKEAGPSVPVEVLGLNGTPAAGDVLNVTETEAQAREIAEYREKAAKDKRAAAGAATTLEQLMANAKANESVSELPILVKADVQGSAEAIVQAMEKIGNDEVRVRVLHSGVGAITETDIGLAEASNAPVIGFNVRANASARNTAHQKGVEIRYYSVIYDLVDDVKAAASGLLSAEIRENFIGYATIKEVFKVTGVGKVAGCMVTEGVARRSAGVRLLRDNVVIHEGTLKTLKRFKDEVADVKSGYECGMAFERYEDIRADDVIEIFEREEITRTLD
- the argJ gene encoding bifunctional glutamate N-acetyltransferase/amino-acid acetyltransferase ArgJ, with the translated sequence MTKSPLAPDQFPNLPAVDGVTFATVAAGVRYQGRDDVMLAKLSAGTSIAGVFTKSTTRAAPVLDCQSKLGLDTSAPAVILVNSGNANAFTGKNGQESVSAICSAVSKTCNVPENRIYTSSTGVIGEPLAHDRIIDSLKTLEINQTAAGVEAAAHAIMTTDTYAKGSAQSVQIDGKTLQIVGIAKGSGMIAPDMATMLVYIFTDALFEQSALQKLVSDTSDKTFNCITVDSDTSTSDSLIMAATGASEVDATKSEDFASALHTLMLDLAQQVVRDGEGATKLVEIQVTGAVDDAVAKTHALAIANSPLVKTAIAGEDPNWGRIVMAIGKSGAPADRDLISISFGDVNVATKGWVNPNYREADAAALMKKQEIDINIDLGMGDGTATLWTCDLTHGYISINADYRS
- a CDS encoding (deoxy)nucleoside triphosphate pyrophosphohydrolase, producing the protein MKVVLVSAVALIDVDGRVLLGQRPEGKSMAGLWEFPGGKVEVGETPEAALVRELEEELGINTWESCLAPLTFASHSYDDFHLLMPLFACRKWEGTPMSLENQALKWVRPNQLRDYPMPAADIPLIPVLRDWL
- a CDS encoding peptidylprolyl isomerase — translated: MQKRLNFIAALGLAVTLAVPATAQDASTVVATVNSKEITIGHMIVARATLPEQYQQLPASVLFDGILKQLVDQTLLADDFSGDLPPRVTLSLENEERSLIAGERVEAALAEALTDEAIQKAYNAEYANVEPTQEYNASHILVETKEEALAIKADLDGGADFVATAQEKSTGPSGPNGGSLGWFGKGAMVPSFEAAVVELEVGAVSAPVETQFGWHVIILNETRNASAPTLEEARAQLQGQIQETAVNAVIENLRANSEIDESGAESIDPEIISDLAIVE
- a CDS encoding RNA-binding protein, which translates into the protein MGRGGVTKDRQDGPDRKCIATGEVQPVYGLIRFVVGPENVIYPDVSGKLPGRGIYVAADRDALETAVSKKLFSRGAKQQVTVPDDLVDEVERQLARKVVDLIAMSRKAGSAVAGYEKTKAWLQSEEAQVLFQAVDGSGRGKSKLSTPHYGSYIGWLTSEELGLAFGRQIVIHGALASGGLTKRVVEEAQRLRGVRRASIDGEGSDSAHLKG